A single Antechinus flavipes isolate AdamAnt ecotype Samford, QLD, Australia chromosome 5, AdamAnt_v2, whole genome shotgun sequence DNA region contains:
- the LOC127564088 gene encoding olfactory receptor 6C2-like, whose translation MRNHSGITLFILRGLTDDPQLQILLFSFLFFTYMLSVTGNLTIITLTLIDPHLKTPMYFFLRNFSFLELSFTTACIPRFLYSMSTGDNTITYNGCATQIFFVILFGSTEFFLLAAMSYDRYAAICKPLHYTTIMNSKLCNQLILSCWVAGLMIILPPLSLGLQLEFCDSNVIDHFGCDASPMLEITCSDTEFIERMILAFAVLTLIITLVLVILSYGYIIRTILRFPSAQQRKKAFSTCSSHMIVVSISYGSCIFIYIKPSVKEGVALNKVVSVLTTSVAPVMNPFIYTLRNKQVIQAFKDSVKRIAFLSKQ comes from the coding sequence ATGCGAAACCATTCAGGTATAACATTATTCATTCTTCGGGGATTGACAGATGACCCACAGCTGCAGATTCtgctttttagctttcttttttttacctataTGCTGAGTGTAACTGGGAACTTGACTATCATCACCCTAACTCTGATTGATCCCCACCTTAAAACCcctatgtattttttcctcagaaatttttcctttttggaattgTCATTTACAACTGCCTGTATTCCCAGATTTCTATACAGCATGTCCACTGGGGACAATACCATTACTTATAATGGATGTGCCACCCAAATATTTTTTGTCATCCTTTTTGGGTCAACagaatttttcctcttggctgccATGTCCTATGATCGCTATGCAGCCATCTGCAAACCTCTGCACTATACAACTATTATGAACAGCAAACTCTGTAACCAGCTCATTCTGAGTTGTTGGGTGGCTGGACTGATGATTATCCTTCCACCACTTAGTTTGGGCCTCCAGTTGGAATTCTGTGACTCTAATGTCATTGATCATTTTGGCTGTGATGCATCACCAATGCTAGAGATCACATGCTCTGATACAGAATTTATAGAAAGGATGATTTTAGCTTTTGCTGTATTGACACTTATCATCACTTTAGTGTTAGTAATTCTTTCCTATGGATATATCATTAGGACAATTCTAAGATTTCCCTCTGCCCAGCAAAGGAAAAAGGCCTTTTCTACTTGTTCCTCCCACATGATTGTTGTCTCCATCTCTTATGGCAgctgcatttttatatatattaaacctTCTGTAAAGGAAGGGGTGGCTTTGAACAAGGTGGTGTCAGTGCTCACTACCTCAGTTGCTCCTGTGATGAACCCCTTTATTTACACCCTGAGGAACAAGCAAGTTATACAAGCCTTTAAAGATTCAGTCAAAAGAATTGCATTTCTCTCAAAGCAATAG